The following DNA comes from Erigeron canadensis isolate Cc75 chromosome 3, C_canadensis_v1, whole genome shotgun sequence.
acATAACAAATAATAGGAACTATTGTGCATGTATGCATCATTAATAAAATGCGAAAACATTGTACGCACTATTTATACAGTTGTGTGTTTTATTGAAATTAAGATGAGTAATTGATACAATCGTACGTGGTAATCACGAAAAAAATCAAACCAAATACCTGTGAACATTAATATAAATGACAtcatatccctatatatataaccttcATTTGTGACTAGATTTAGGGGTTCTTGATGCCACGGGCAGCACGATATCGTGTTGTGAAACGAGTGAACATCAAAAGAGAATTGCTAGCGAGTTGCTTCACATTTAGGAACCGCGCTTTCATCATAGCTCTGTCCCTACGACTGATCCCATCCCCCACGATTCCATCTATGCACGTAGTAACATCCGTCAAGGCAGCACTAACCCAACTTAGGACATTACTCTCATGCCACACAAAATTCTCATCCCCATCCTTTGCTATTTGTTGCAACTCCTTAAATGATTGTGTTATTTGGCTTACTCCATTCTCTATTTGACGCGAACATTCTTCCAAGGCTTGGTAATCTCCAAAACTCCCCGTTTCGTTCAACTTTTTTGCTACCATGTCCACGTAGTTCTTTGTAACTCGAGCTTTTGATAGACACGTTGCAAGTGAAATTTGAGCTATTCGTTGTGGGCTTATTACACCGGTTTTGTCCACGTAAGGTAAAAGTGTTCTAACACATAGATCAGGATACATTGCCGGACGACATTGTGATTCAAGATATACCCTTGCACGAGAACGAGACTCCACAATGGTTAAAAATCCATAGATTGTGAGTAAGAAAACCACGaaagaaaaacaattttttgcca
Coding sequences within:
- the LOC122590864 gene encoding pectinesterase inhibitor 9-like, which produces MAKNCFSFVVFLLTIYGFLTIVESRSRARVYLESQCRPAMYPDLCVRTLLPYVDKTGVISPQRIAQISLATCLSKARVTKNYVDMVAKKLNETGSFGDYQALEECSRQIENGVSQITQSFKELQQIAKDGDENFVWHESNVLSWVSAALTDVTTCIDGIVGDGISRRDRAMMKARFLNVKQLASNSLLMFTRFTTRYRAARGIKNP